In the Populus nigra chromosome 2, ddPopNigr1.1, whole genome shotgun sequence genome, AATGAAAGTAATGATCTTTATTGAAGTTTTACTTCGAAAACCATGACATGGGAACAGACAACTGTCTAGACAAGACTAACTATTTACCAACTCCTTCATCATGGACTGTGCAAATGGACTGGGGATGGATAAGTTAAATGACTATCTGATCAATTTCAGCGCACTTCACACTGATTATCATATAAAAGAAGACAAGAATAGAAAACGAGGtggaaaatcaaatcaaaagttcaCTTACTCTTGCCAATCTTTGGAGTTAAGGGAGCATCCATCCATGGTAGTCAAGATAAATGCCCAAGCAGACACCACTGCTGTTATTACAACTGCAGGGAGTTTGACAGCAACTACCTGAAAGTGAAATAGCAAAATTTATTTGTTGGTAGAACATAACCAATAACAACAGCATTGGACTGTTACTGCATGGGTTGAGGTCTTGAAATCAAGTAATTAAAGGATAGATGATAACATCATTAATATCACTGACACAAGAAAGCAAAGAATAAAAACAGATGCATACATTAGAACCTAGTTTAGGATGAAGCAATTGCCACATGATTTGCATTGATCGTTCAGTTTCCTCGGTCTTAGTTGCACCAACAAACGTCACAATAGCCAAACACTCCACTAACTGAAAATGACCACCCAGCAGAAAATAGAAGAGATTCGACGTCACAACAATTAGTGGAAACTGGAGAACATTTAAACTCTCAAAGATTTAGCAAATCATACATACCGATACAGTCTTCAAGGAATCAGACAGAGATTTAAGAGCTTGGGAAATAGGAATAACTGATTCTTCCAATATTTCATGTGCATTATCCCCAGAACCAACAGTCAGAGCCAATAATCCTACAACAACAACGTACTAAACtaataaaagttgaaaatacAGGTAAAGGACAAAAGAGATGACAAGATGGGCTCGACACTAACCGATGGCATGACATGCTAGAGACATCTCTTTGCTAGAGCCCTTCTTAATGGAGTTAAGACACAGGTGTAGTAAAGTAGCAAATCTgaagaaataaacaaaacaaaatacatgtaAGAGCCTCGGGATGAACAACTATGACTAATGTCTTCACATAACAGCACAAACCCACCACAACATAAACCAAATCAATCAAACTAGGTAACCAACAACAACCCACTGCACATTACAACTATCTCTTAGCCAGTGCTTACTTCTTCTCAACAAATTGATGCTGCAAGTTGGTATTAAAAGCATCAATAATCGCTGCCAGAGCTTTCTCTCTTGTCGAACCCCTTCATCCACAAAACAACACCAACACCACCAATTCAGCTCAAGTTCAACGCAAAACAAAGAAACTACATTAATCACAAACACAAACCACCTAAAACCTAAATTTCAAAACCGAAGCACAACACCAACACAAACCTCTTCTCATACAAAGCATCTAGAGCTTGTTCTAGTAAACTATCTTTATCAACTTGAACCTCGTCGGTCCCCGACACCGACATAAGATCCGAACGGGCAGTCGACGATGAACTCACGCTACTATTTTCATCATCACTATCCAGCATCGCTTTATTTTTCCGCTGATTATTACCTGCACAAATTAAACCCTAAGTTTTTCCATctcatgataataataattcagtAATTGACCAAGAAAAACCCTAATTAGACAAgtcaaaaattgaattcaacaatagaagagcgagagagagagagagaggaagaacaTACGCTTCCCCATCGCCGGCGGCGGTGAAATTTAATAAACCTAATTGAGAGAGGGTTgataaatgaaacaaaatctactaaaaatctgaaaaataataagagatctTTGTGAAAATAAAAGCTGGGCAGATATAAATTGAACCAAGATTAGAAACCGAGACGGCGACGGATTTGAACTGATTAAGGATTTATCCATTAATTTACTTGAGGTAGATTTATATAAGAgagctaaaaattatttttagggtggaaaataaaaatagagaggaAATCTCTTTATCGAGTAGAGGAGGAGCCGAGGAGGATCTTAATGTTTTATTCGCATCGACTGGTGTAGAATATTCGAGCAGCGTGTTGTCAAGTGCAGCCAGTGAATTGTGTGGATTACTACGTGTTTTCGTCTCTACCGCGTGATTGGATGAGGTGGGGGCTGGAGTACATGGTTTCGTTCTTATCTGTTCACGTTCGGGTCTGAcgttaaaaaattacaagttcCTGCGATCGTGGAAAGTGTTtgcgtgtgttttttttaatattttttatttaaaaatatattaaaataatttttattatttttaatattaatttattaaaataaaaaaaaattaatttgaagctaacccgttaaaataattatgatataatgTATTCATGATCTATGATTTAAAACTATTGGGTGATGTTTGGTAACTAAGAATGAAGTACCTGGAATGGaaatatataacttaatttcttaatattaagGTATTTGGCAACGAAATACGACTACAGATAGGGAATGAAAATAGActtttattgtggatttaagGGACTGTTTGGTTACGCCGTGTCCTATAGAGAATGAACATGGGGTGAAAGAAGAATTCAAAAATATCCTTAGCTTTTATTGTGAATTTGTGTACAGCTTGTGAAGCACTAGAAGAACCCAGTAGTAGCTTCGATATTTCATATCTGGAAAAACATTCGTATCAACCAGCTATGGCTTTAGGTAGGAGATTGTATCAGGCCCATTTCCAAGGAATAGGCCCACTCAAACTACTCCTGGCTCCTGGCCACTGAGGTCCGTAAAATCTAAGCCCATCATGCGAGTGGAAGTAGGGCCTTTCTGTTCCCGACGAAGACATTAGAGCATATCTTATCAAGGTGCCTTGTGATTTTTATCGAGAGTGTTACaattactattttgttttttttattattgtcaaGTTCATCTGGTTTTACGCAACACTATGGGATGGTCCTCGGTGAATTCCTCCCAGAAAAGACAGATGCAAAAGTAATTAAGCGTTttggttaaataaataaaaaacagacataaaaaaataaatttgttttgagaataattttaaagtgatttttttatcttttgaagtCTTGGATGGATTTTTATACAGTATTGATTTTCGATCCTTTGACCGGTGGCTATCCTGATGGCTGCTCCCAATCAAGCAATGATGAGTTGCTACTTAAATAAAGCAGACTTAGAAAGCATCTGGGAGACCCACTACTGGATAAAggataataaataattgattgattttttatgaattattatcTTATGAATAAGAGAACTGCAGGATGGAAGGATCGAAATCATGTTGATTTATAAGAACAATGTGATGATCAAATTCATAAAAACTCTTCCTAAATGAATGAAATATTGAACTAGTGTTGATGTTGGTAGCCACTTGTTTTAGTTCTTGGTAGAGGAGAGTCTAGCTGGGAGAACGCTTCCCTTGAAGAAAAGAACGTGGTTGATTATTTGGTACATGATAGCCGACCCTGTCAGATAGGGTCCATGaattataattgaattgatatttatttatttatttatttatttatttatatgataccTGTGGCTTTACAACTCACATGCCCAGTTCACTGCAAGGAATTATAACTGAATTGTTATATACATGAAGCATGGAAATTGATGATGCCATGTTTTAATCTCTACTCAACAAGTGCTAGTGGCTGTAATTCATCTTCTTGTGACAGACTTCTTGTTGCAGTACGAGGAGTCACCAAAATGCCAGGACTTGTTTAGTGTGTTACTGGCAAGGTAGTAGTTTTTcggttgtgatttaaaaatatatatttaaaaaaaattataaattttatttttttcttgactaaAGTTTTATAACAGAGTTTTTagtataaaacatataaaattataatgtgtactgatcaaacaaatatttttaaatttataattaggataaaataaaaactgttctgtcgaaaaaaacataattttagaaGGTGTTTGGCATTACAGTCcaactatacttttaaaaatctttgatttttttgttttaaaatatttttttttgtttttatatttttttgatgtgctggtgttacaaataaatttaaatttttatatgtatatatatatacacacactattttaataaatttttaagaaaaaaatatttaggaaaatgatatcattactccaaatcaaaaaaaaatatgtagttGACTACAGACAACACATTCAAATCGATATCAATACAAGTGATGTTTTTCATGCCATTACTCGTATGGCTAAAAATGATGATTACGATTTGTTAGGTTAGCACGGTGCTCATGTATCACAACGAGATGCACagagaaattagatttttatataaacacgTCATATAATTACCGACAAAGAGTATATGTTTTGGTACATGAGTATAACACAATTGATCATTACTCCAAATCCCGAGCATATTTCTCTGCTTAAACATATGTAGTACGATCAACATgtcaagcaaattaaaaaatacgtAGGTAATAAAGTCTTTTATGATTAATATATGTTAACCATtgaattttatgtatttatatttgaatttataattaatattttattaatattagattgGATTCTTACCATGGGAGGGTCAAGAGACCACATTTTATCTCCATgctattgatgaaaaaaaatcacatcataGTGTCCTAGTGATTTATTTGTCGTACTGGACTTAAAATATCTTGAGAGAGGCTAACTTGTGATGATGTCGTGGCAAATAATAAGGTCACTCAAGTAGGATCAAGAGCTGGATCCATTCATGCAACGACGTAAACATATAAAGATAAATGAGTTCTATTTGTATATTTTGGGATTACTTAGATATTATACTactgaattattttatattcattatgcatgcatgtttgtttgtttgtttttatttttctagggcTACTTGTGATTATGGAATATGAGAATATGTTGagtttatttagaatttgttaATTGTGGTTATTGTGgttttttgcatgtttttttaagcggtgtaaaatttcaaaatagtttCTATATAGAGAAATTTTTGtccaaattttgataaaataaaaaatattttaactctcTAAAATcacaaagtaaataaaatttaaaattaatgaaaactatagttttacaaaaaatttcaggcctaaaatatgaaaatgacCTAGAATCTTACAATAGCCAAAATAATATGACTATTTTGGctattatctaattattttataaaatattcagttattttttaaaattattctcttaaaaatattatagttcaaaaacacaatattaaatatcgTTAGTATGAACGTAACATGGTTATAAATCAcgatataaatcaaatattataattttaaacgataatattattaaaatatcatatttctaGACTCTCAAACTatataattttaccaaaaagttttttttatcattgtgttatttgagttatttattatattttaggtGGGAAATAGACGGATTTATCCCAAATAAAAGCACCATGTGAGCACGCTGCCCCAGGGGGGCTTTGCGTAGCAGGGGAGTAAGTTTCCAAGGGGATCGGGTCAAGGCAGTCAAAACATTGGGAATCGAACTCCTATTCCCTGACCTTGCCTGTGGCATCTATCTAGGTAAAAGATTAGCAGAAGTTTTTGTTGAAAGAGATGGCCGACTCTGGGAGTTCTCAAGGATTAGGTGTTCGTGGGGCACAACTCCCTTCCTTGTGTGTCAGAAAATTCAAGACATCTGCCACAATGCTGATCACCATTCTGTTCTCTTCCGGGCACCATTACTTGTTGGTTGTTATTTACTACGACAGCACTTTCAGTTTCCCATTTCCAAATTCTATAATTTGTTGACCACCCTTTGTTTTTGCGTCACGGCTTCTTATTTGTCGTAGGgtagatgtttttattttttatataaaaaaattatatttaaatttaatagaagACATTgtaaacattatttaattattaatttttagtgggggggggggggttatactctgtaaaaaaaaaatcatgataattaatttttaatggaaGATTTTTAAGCCCCATGATAATACTTAAAAAGGTTAGAAGCTCTCACTcttaaataaaatctataataGTTTAGAAATTTCTAAATATAAGTTTACTCCTTTTGGATTTCACATaaccatttaaatttttttataaatgatggGCATAGTATCCTCAAAtctcttcaaattttttcaagtatggattattgatattttatgtaTGGAAGAATTTCTTTCAGTccaaatgtatatttttttcaggCTTACACCCCTTTTTATATGAGCAAAACTCACCTCTATACCTGAATTAggagattaattaaattattcgCATATTATTATATTGCAAAGATTAGGGGGCTGCTAATGAACCTAGATTTAATcagtatatatttatatatctttatcaaaaaatattagataaaaaaatatacatgtataATTTTTCTGAATTATTAGATGCGTTAGGCTAGTATGTGTCACACCAAACATGTCCTAGTGGAGACGTGCTGGGTCCGACTCTAGCCAGACCCAGTTATAACTGGGCTTGACAGTGCATCAAGCCTAGGCATGGTGGGTCTAGCACCCGACCCAGTCATGAATGGGCTTAGTAGTGCTCCTGGGTCAAACACGCAGAGATGATTGGGTCTAAATACCATTAATTCTAtaaatgttaatatataatcttagagaaattatttttcaacaaataatcttaattaaacaaatatatactCCACCAATATCATTAGATGATTAAATTCTATCATGGCCAATCATgtctatattttttagttagatAAAATAAGTGAAATATAACTCACAATAcaacttaaaatattataaaataaaattacactccatttcttctctaaaaaaacaaaactcataaattataaatacaatataaatcCTTTTGCATTTGCGTTTGCGTTTGTCATCACTTTAAATTAGCAAAGCACATACAGACCTCATGCCAGGTTGAGCAcaccattaaactttttttattcatgtttttgctGGGAGAGATGCATGCCAGGTCTCCTCGCACCAAATCCAAAAAACTTTCGGACTGGTGTTGAATCCGTCGATCCCTTTGACATCATATaaatggatgatatatttttcttcttgggTCCATTATTGTCATCATAATAAATAGTGATATGGATTGATAGCTCGCAATATTAAGGAAAAGCCTCTGTGTTAGGTACATTTTTCAAGTGCATAGCCGCATAAAACGCCCCTTAAAAGGTCTCGTTAGGTGCCGTGGCAATACATGCAGGGCTCGCTTTAGAGGGGAAATTGTTGCCTCTTTGAAGAACGATGTTGCTAAAGGTGCGGGAGGGGGACATGCTGCTCTTTCCGGCTTCACTGGGTCCAGTCCCAATGCACCCTCAAAGTGGAGGAGACAGCAGATAAAAGAGCCCTTCCTTGCCTTCTatgtttatcaaataaatataataaagtcCTCCTTATAATTATGAGGACTTTCATATCTAATCTATCTCACATGAATAAGTAATATTAcaatgattataaaaataattatatcaattttttaacgtctaatgtgataagcaatattgtaattgtaaccaaaatcaacataataccactaaaaaatatatatatttataataaaaaaatttaataaattataaggcAATTTTATCCTAGGTACAtcgaagaaataaaaaaaatatagaggacTGTTCAATTACACTGCTAAATCTCGACGAGTCAAGTctattgaataataataaataaataaataaataaaacaatagcaACATGCCTAGTGCTTATCTATGGAATTAGTGCTCTGACAATGATGATGAAATAGTAGAAAATAAATGGTCGGGAGTGTGACAAAGGGACtccattgatttaatttttcaatctattGCTAGCTAGAGTGACAGTCAAGTACTCAGTGATATGAATATCCCATTAATGAAAAGGTAAATAAAAGAAgcaataatgaaattaaaaagcatGAACACATCCATTTAacacaaaagttaaaaaatatcaaaatttaaataatataaattatattttaaaatttatctaacCATTTCagttattgagttgagatgattttttaaaatgatattagagctttgatgaccaagcggtcacgagttcgaatctcactatccctatttatttgataaaaattaagtataaggtAAAGTGAGtttatacaagtttcaagcccaaaaagctttcacttgaaagaatatgttaaagaataatacaaatcatatcttggaccctcacctaacagcttaagttattgagttgagatgattttttgacaatCCGCTCATTAAATTCAtacttttttaggttttttataagttattttttaatattttcttcgtATAACATAACATATAAAAtagttgaattttctttattatttggctgggaatattttttttattattttcattattttctttataatttcaattgatttatttatttattttaattttcctagGATAGTTTAATTTTCTATCTCTATCATTGAACCTTGATGGTAATATTTAGGAGTGGACTCCACTCCCAATTCTCAACTTTGGATAAAATCATAGTTATGATCTTATATTATGATCTTAAATCAtagataaaatattgttttgataatttataaattcaataataataacttgCCATGAAAAAGTAGATACGAATTGTAGCTAGAACCGACTTCGTTAAATAAACTTAACCGAAATAAGATTCTaagtctaattaaaaaaaaatcagaaaataactaaaaaataaagaaaaaactaaaagcacAATCTTCCAGACCTTCTTTTTACAATCTTAGCTAGTTAAAGTAAGATAATTGATTATggaattaaattcataaaatttaagCACGATTTAATTAAGAGTTGTGCTTGTTTATGTTAGAATGCTTGTTTGACCTATATagactttttattaaatttcttcgTTTTCTTTTAGATCCACACACACACTTGAAGGTAAAAGATGGTGAAACGAACAATTTACACCAAATTTAGTTGGTAATTTGTGGAATTTTCTAGGCTGTTGTTTCCTcaaactcaatttattttttctttcgaGAAGAAGCCTGTCATGATCCCAACTACTGGGGACTGATTTTGAGCTTTTTCTTTACGAGTAGAGACCCGGCAAACAGAACGAGCAGCGATGTCCCTCTGGGTTCTATGTAAAAGCCATGGACCCTGGAGACGAAAAACCAAGCTTTGTATTGTCATTCAATGTTGTGGATAGGCAGTGCAGCTGGAAAAGAAAGTGATTCTCGATCGACCccacttttagttttttcagcTATTCTTTTCAAGATctcataataatataaattatttactgaaatttaattaaaatatttaaattgagaCAGGTAATtggtataatattttatttttattaatcaattgatTATACGTTTAaatcttatagttttttttttattgagataatttttccCATGTTTTATATAATCAAAAGAACTTTTAATAGTCATCACTTGACAAAATAAGACATAATAATGCCGAAGTATTTACTACAGAAAGCACAAAGAACATTAAATTCTGAATTTTGGTGTTCGCGAAATTCATATTCATTGTAATGTAAGGGTTGAGGTTAGAGGGTTGAATTCTAAAATGAATAATGGCGGCCTtccaatgaaaataatattttttagaagtatttatgatttgaaaatatattaaaataatttttttattttgacattaatacattaaaataattataaaataataatttaatatttttttaattaaaatacacttATAAAATGCTTCTAAATGCATAAATTACCACATTCATAAACACTTATCAGTTTAAAACCTGCAATGAAATAGCTCATTAAAAAACACAGTGTGTTCGTGCTAGGAAATACAGCCAAGCACTAGCCAAAAGgaaaaattactataaaaaaaaacaatcaaaactcaaatatctacaattaaaataacaagaataatgACCATAGTATATTTACATGgtagaaaagagaaataaaaaaagaaaaagggtcatAAAAAATACACCGGTCATATTTGAAACACATGTATCACTTATAATGAAAGAGAATACGATTATGAATAATGTAAGACAATGAACAACTgtttttgacaataaaaaattattgcacGCACTGTTCAAAATGTGCAGCAGTTGCAACATGATGACTCGATTTTTGCATGCGTTAGcagctttttaaataaaaaattattattttaatggtaaCTTATATAATTACCCTCACCCAaacttataatgaaaaaaaaaatgtattaaaaaaccaaaatacatTTGACAACAATGAATTAAATATCTTGCATCTATGAGTACATATGTAATTctattatgtataaaaaataaaaatacctaaaTACCCTCACATGACACcgcttaattttatttttttgctcctcgaaatattttggttattttattatttataaaacattaaataaacaaaaatatcctTAAACAAACCAACAATGACtcataaatcatataaaaatactgaaatacTCGTAATCTAAAGGCATTTATTTTTTCACGAGAACGACAAAACAGCCACCACATTATAGTGA is a window encoding:
- the LOC133682786 gene encoding uncharacterized protein LOC133682786, encoding MGKRNNQRKNKAMLDSDDENSSVSSSSTARSDLMSVSGTDEVQVDKDSLLEQALDALYEKRGSTREKALAAIIDAFNTNLQHQFVEKKFATLLHLCLNSIKKGSSKEMSLACHAIGLLALTVGSGDNAHEILEESVIPISQALKSLSDSLKTVSLVECLAIVTFVGATKTEETERSMQIMWQLLHPKLGSNVVAVKLPAVVITAVVSAWAFILTTMDGCSLNSKDWQEYISYFSTLLDKDDRSVRIASGEALALIFETGSIEKFATENKTTPDGSVPEGNKSREGYTHILGLKSKILNQVRSLSAEAGGKGSAKKDLNSQRNLFKDVLEFLEDGYAPDISMKIGGDSLQTSTWSELIKLNFMKHFLGGGFIKHMQDNEFLQVVFGFTPKRKHLLGVEHQMSSGEKRMFRSPNSIQNKARTQFLNKQRMLSKDRNVGHFAVGMGDEDM